Proteins co-encoded in one Sulfurimonas sp. HSL1-2 genomic window:
- a CDS encoding efflux RND transporter permease subunit, whose product MTSNSFTERLLRRPYFIYSFLVLFVFLGLVGYGKLDRKLFPDSNYPEIAVVIASPGTSAEDMAANIAVPAERKFYTIDNVRRVYSSTIDEVTVIRAEFEYDKDLDDALNDVSAAFSKIRAVLPTSIQDPQFIKITAATAPIVTYALHSKDDTIPLEEIRRLAERTIKNRLLKLPGVANVDLFGGHEKSVRISLDRHKMERFGLKLDSVIGALKSNDADFAIGFLQNEETRYLLRSSGQREEVESLKALPISANISLGDIAEINFGHGDNRALYYGNGNAAIALAVQRNENADVIAAIETVEREMQKIAIEFTNLQISVTDTQKDTIVQSTTNMFESLRDAIILSTLVVFLFLGSFRQILVVMATIPLVYASTVALMWLVGIEINVVTMTAIILALGLLLDDTVVVMENIERHFKTLHDTIDQAVITGTKEIMFADLSGTITTMIALSPMLFVGGYPQTVFQPLVGTLLLALVASYIISITAVPLLSLKILAIKHPRLERSEAIFNRFIMRFNDHVQYFFASAVKLALRSKLAAIGYVIVLVLLFIISARGVMPTVGRELMPPMDTGALKVNMIMDANLPIEKSEAVIQRVNTILESSGELRYLSASIGSEAGVLSIGSGGSEDQLSVTATYVDRFHREENIWEIARLIRSKLQKLPDVKQFDVVDFGATALANIRANVDVTLFSDDLNALVQAGDLVAKALYQTQGLVSVSKTWERDKKVFDLKLDERKAHYYGTDREQIASQLQSQIYGSALASVPESNIEDLTVWIQLKPHQRASSIQLASWIIDTPKGKIPLGAVAEVTEHIGPSLITREGLQYTLNIYGYREKAAISHIMDSLEAALMKITLPEGVTMEQSGDIKQFKDSAGRMVVAIGFAVILILLTLVVLFESLKLSFIVVLSIPLTIIGASWMMLLMHYHTSMPAMMGFILLSGVIVNNAILLIHFAKERMMAGMNAAEAMLESIRIRTRPVLMTAFAVSAGMLPIAVGNAIGLERLAPLGAVAIGGLIVGTFLTLLFIPLVFIWTQSKKAQG is encoded by the coding sequence ATGACATCGAATAGCTTTACGGAACGCCTGTTGCGACGTCCCTATTTTATATACTCATTCCTGGTGCTCTTTGTCTTTCTGGGACTGGTCGGCTACGGCAAGCTTGACCGCAAGCTCTTCCCCGATTCAAACTATCCGGAAATCGCTGTAGTGATCGCTTCACCCGGTACGTCTGCCGAAGATATGGCAGCCAATATCGCCGTCCCGGCAGAACGGAAGTTCTATACCATCGACAACGTCCGACGCGTGTACTCCTCAACGATTGACGAGGTTACAGTCATCCGTGCGGAATTCGAATATGACAAGGATTTGGACGACGCACTGAACGATGTCAGTGCCGCTTTCTCAAAAATCCGTGCAGTACTGCCGACGTCTATACAAGATCCGCAGTTCATTAAAATAACGGCTGCCACGGCCCCGATCGTTACTTATGCGCTGCATTCGAAGGATGATACGATTCCCTTGGAAGAGATCCGTCGTCTGGCGGAGCGTACAATCAAAAACCGCCTGCTGAAACTTCCAGGTGTTGCCAACGTTGATCTTTTTGGCGGACATGAAAAAAGCGTCCGGATTTCGCTCGACAGGCACAAGATGGAACGTTTCGGACTGAAATTGGACAGTGTCATAGGTGCACTCAAAAGCAATGACGCTGATTTCGCCATCGGCTTTTTGCAAAACGAGGAAACGCGTTATCTTCTGCGTTCAAGCGGGCAAAGAGAGGAAGTTGAATCGCTGAAGGCACTCCCCATCTCCGCAAACATTTCCCTTGGAGACATTGCTGAAATCAACTTCGGACACGGCGACAACCGCGCCCTCTATTATGGCAACGGAAATGCGGCGATCGCGCTTGCGGTACAGCGCAATGAAAACGCCGATGTCATCGCCGCTATCGAAACCGTCGAAAGAGAAATGCAGAAAATCGCAATTGAGTTCACAAACCTGCAGATCAGTGTCACGGATACACAGAAGGATACTATCGTACAGAGTACGACCAATATGTTCGAATCGTTGCGTGATGCGATTATCCTTTCGACACTCGTCGTTTTTCTGTTCCTCGGAAGTTTCCGACAGATTCTTGTCGTTATGGCGACCATCCCTCTGGTTTATGCCAGTACCGTCGCACTGATGTGGCTCGTCGGGATCGAGATCAACGTCGTTACCATGACGGCGATCATTCTTGCGCTCGGTCTCCTTCTGGATGATACGGTCGTCGTAATGGAAAACATCGAACGCCATTTTAAGACGCTGCACGACACCATTGATCAAGCCGTAATTACCGGGACAAAAGAGATAATGTTCGCCGATCTTTCCGGCACGATCACTACCATGATCGCCCTTTCCCCGATGCTTTTTGTCGGCGGCTACCCGCAAACCGTATTCCAGCCGCTCGTCGGTACGCTTCTGCTTGCTCTGGTCGCCTCCTACATCATCTCCATTACCGCGGTCCCGCTACTCTCTTTGAAAATATTGGCCATAAAGCATCCACGGCTGGAAAGAAGTGAAGCTATATTTAACCGCTTCATCATGCGTTTCAATGACCATGTCCAATACTTTTTTGCCTCTGCAGTCAAACTCGCCCTTCGCTCAAAGCTGGCTGCGATCGGTTATGTCATCGTACTGGTTTTGCTTTTCATCATTAGTGCTAGAGGTGTTATGCCGACTGTCGGGCGTGAACTGATGCCGCCTATGGATACGGGTGCGCTCAAAGTAAATATGATCATGGATGCGAACCTCCCCATCGAAAAGAGTGAAGCTGTCATACAGCGCGTCAATACCATTCTTGAAAGCAGCGGGGAACTGCGCTATCTCTCCGCGTCAATCGGTTCTGAAGCAGGTGTTCTCAGCATCGGCAGCGGAGGCAGCGAAGACCAGCTGTCCGTCACGGCGACGTACGTTGACCGGTTCCATCGTGAAGAAAACATCTGGGAGATCGCTCGCCTGATTCGATCAAAACTGCAAAAACTGCCCGACGTCAAACAGTTTGACGTCGTCGATTTTGGCGCAACGGCGCTTGCGAATATCCGCGCCAATGTCGATGTTACACTGTTCAGTGATGACCTGAATGCGCTCGTACAGGCTGGTGATCTTGTCGCAAAGGCACTGTATCAGACGCAAGGGCTGGTATCTGTATCAAAAACCTGGGAACGTGACAAGAAGGTCTTCGACCTGAAGCTCGACGAGCGAAAAGCACATTATTACGGTACTGACCGTGAACAGATTGCATCTCAGCTGCAATCACAAATCTATGGTTCCGCTCTTGCTTCAGTACCGGAAAGCAATATCGAGGATTTAACAGTGTGGATTCAGCTGAAACCGCACCAGCGGGCTTCCTCAATCCAACTTGCCAGTTGGATTATTGATACGCCAAAAGGCAAAATCCCTCTTGGTGCTGTCGCTGAAGTTACAGAGCATATCGGTCCATCCCTGATTACGCGTGAGGGGCTGCAATACACACTCAATATTTACGGATATCGCGAAAAAGCAGCCATCTCTCACATTATGGATTCCCTGGAAGCGGCTCTCATGAAAATCACTCTCCCTGAAGGTGTCACGATGGAGCAGAGTGGTGATATCAAGCAGTTCAAAGATTCTGCAGGACGGATGGTCGTCGCCATAGGGTTTGCAGTTATCCTGATTTTACTGACACTTGTTGTTCTTTTTGAGTCCCTGAAGCTTTCTTTCATTGTAGTCCTTTCCATCCCGCTGACAATCATAGGAGCATCGTGGATGATGCTATTGATGCACTACCATACTTCTATGCCCGCCATGATGGGCTTTATTCTGCTTTCGGGTGTCATCGTCAATAACGCGATATTACTGATCCACTTTGCAAAAGAGAGGATGATGGCAGGGATGAATGCTGCAGAAGCGATGCTGGAGAGTATCCGAATCCGGACCCGACCGGTATTAATGACTGCTTTTGCCGTCTCGGCAGGAATGCTGCCCATCGCCGTGGGGAATGCCATAGGCCTGGAACGGCTTGCTCCACTGGGTGCCGTAGCAATCGGAGGTCTGATCGTCGGCACATTTCTAACACTGCTCTTTATTCCACTGGTTTTTATATGGACCCAAAGCAAAAAGGCACAGGGCTGA
- a CDS encoding fused protease/ribonucleoside-triphosphate reductase, whose product MQDSENEIMISERFELKQQIIDMLQQRTPAFGFGGFGEATYYRTYSRRKEDGSQEHWADTVIRVMNGVMSVRKQHYVNSRLHWDEGYWQAYAAEMASAMFEMKWLPPGRGLWAMGTEYVYTRGGAALNNCGAVDTADLSAAADWTMDMLMCGVGVGFNTAWDGANVALPDKSRPVPFVIPDSREGWVASVRLLIESYTKGGAWFKFDYDSIRPAGSSIKGFGGTASGPEPLSTLHRRIESYLDAYCSGETETTRCTADIFNAIGACVVAGNVRRSAEIALGSADDGSFLELKDYERYPERAEIGWMSNNTVVLEKTEDFAKLPMIAKHIIANGEPGIMNLINVQKYARYGKESDDQAWLANPCSEIPLESYELCNLAEVFPSRCAEENDFFKVLEYATFYASTVALMPTHRSETNAIVVRNRRIGVSLSGVADMLDDLGATELTRRLRKGYKIVRSINRKLASDAGVPPSIRVTTIKPSGTISQLAGVSSGMHFPTFQYALRRMRVGNDSAVCRVLKAAGIPHEPDVYSENTTVFEFPIDQGKTRKATEVSAWEQFAFLAMLQREWSDNMVSCTVYFDPESEAHQVEHMLAQFAPVIKSVSMLPHSETGAYKQMPYEGISKETYDEKLAAMPRIDWRLFSDSDGIESRFCSNDSCEI is encoded by the coding sequence ATGCAAGACAGTGAAAATGAGATCATGATTTCGGAGCGGTTCGAACTCAAACAACAGATCATCGATATGCTTCAGCAAAGAACGCCGGCATTCGGGTTCGGCGGTTTTGGGGAGGCTACCTATTACCGTACCTACAGCAGGCGTAAAGAAGACGGATCGCAGGAACATTGGGCCGATACGGTCATCCGGGTGATGAACGGCGTGATGTCTGTCAGAAAACAGCATTACGTGAACAGTCGACTGCATTGGGATGAGGGGTATTGGCAGGCGTATGCGGCGGAAATGGCTTCAGCGATGTTCGAGATGAAATGGCTCCCTCCGGGGCGCGGACTTTGGGCGATGGGAACGGAATACGTCTATACCCGCGGCGGTGCCGCGCTTAACAACTGCGGCGCTGTGGACACTGCAGATCTTTCCGCGGCCGCTGACTGGACCATGGACATGCTGATGTGCGGTGTTGGTGTCGGATTCAATACGGCCTGGGATGGTGCAAACGTCGCGCTGCCAGACAAATCGCGCCCGGTACCTTTTGTCATTCCCGACAGCCGTGAAGGGTGGGTTGCGTCGGTCAGGCTGCTGATCGAAAGTTACACCAAAGGAGGAGCCTGGTTCAAATTTGATTACGACTCGATCCGCCCGGCAGGCTCATCGATCAAGGGTTTCGGCGGTACCGCTTCGGGGCCGGAACCGTTAAGTACACTGCATCGAAGGATAGAAAGCTACCTGGACGCGTATTGCTCGGGGGAAACGGAAACGACGCGCTGTACGGCGGACATCTTCAACGCAATCGGTGCCTGTGTCGTTGCCGGCAACGTGCGCCGCAGCGCTGAAATTGCTTTGGGATCGGCAGATGATGGGAGTTTTTTGGAGCTCAAGGATTATGAGCGTTATCCCGAACGCGCCGAGATCGGATGGATGTCAAACAATACGGTAGTCCTGGAAAAAACCGAGGATTTCGCAAAACTTCCGATGATTGCCAAGCATATCATAGCCAACGGAGAACCGGGAATCATGAACCTGATCAATGTGCAGAAGTATGCTCGTTACGGTAAAGAGTCAGATGATCAGGCGTGGCTGGCCAATCCGTGCAGTGAAATCCCGCTTGAGAGCTATGAGCTCTGCAACCTTGCAGAAGTTTTTCCATCCCGATGCGCAGAAGAAAACGATTTTTTCAAGGTGCTCGAATACGCGACATTTTATGCTTCAACGGTAGCATTGATGCCGACACATCGTTCCGAAACCAATGCTATTGTCGTTCGCAACCGACGTATTGGGGTGAGCCTTTCCGGCGTAGCAGACATGCTCGATGATCTTGGGGCAACCGAACTGACCCGCCGTCTGCGCAAAGGATACAAGATTGTGCGGTCGATAAATCGTAAGCTGGCTTCGGATGCCGGTGTGCCGCCGTCGATTCGGGTAACGACAATCAAACCATCAGGCACAATCTCGCAACTGGCCGGAGTCAGTTCCGGCATGCATTTCCCGACATTCCAGTATGCATTGCGCCGGATGCGCGTCGGGAATGATTCCGCCGTCTGTCGTGTACTCAAAGCAGCGGGCATTCCGCATGAACCTGACGTCTACAGTGAAAACACGACCGTCTTCGAATTTCCGATAGACCAGGGAAAGACACGAAAGGCCACCGAAGTTTCCGCCTGGGAGCAGTTTGCGTTTCTCGCCATGCTGCAGCGGGAGTGGAGTGACAACATGGTGAGCTGTACCGTCTATTTTGATCCCGAATCCGAAGCGCATCAGGTTGAGCATATGCTGGCGCAGTTCGCCCCGGTCATTAAATCGGTTTCCATGCTTCCGCACTCTGAGACCGGGGCCTATAAACAGATGCCCTACGAAGGGATCAGCAAAGAGACCTATGACGAAAAGCTGGCAGCAATGCCACGGATCGACTGGAGGTTGTTTTCCGACAGCGACGGGATTGAGAGCCGTTTCTGTTCAAATGACAGTTGTGAGATTTAA
- a CDS encoding Crp/Fnr family transcriptional regulator, translating to MNPLRSLPLFEDLNEETFSKLTEIARQCRFRKGEILFFEGDAPNDLVVLTKGILKLFKTSSSDKEIILHHFTPVSLVAEVAVLHRIPYPATAVFEADSEVLLINYDAFESMFLSNQELARVLLLSLSKKIRMLESVIERGLVMDASERVINFIRKSPELLKTMRHYEIANILNLTPETFSRTLKKLQHEGKVVNSVEGWEVLP from the coding sequence ATGAACCCATTAAGATCACTGCCACTTTTTGAAGATCTCAACGAGGAGACCTTCTCAAAACTGACCGAAATCGCAAGACAATGTAGATTCCGAAAGGGGGAAATACTCTTTTTTGAAGGAGACGCTCCGAATGATCTGGTGGTCCTGACCAAGGGAATCCTGAAGCTTTTCAAAACCTCCAGCAGCGACAAAGAGATCATCCTTCATCATTTTACGCCCGTCTCATTGGTGGCAGAAGTCGCCGTGCTGCATCGCATCCCCTACCCGGCCACCGCCGTGTTCGAAGCCGACAGCGAGGTGCTCTTGATCAACTACGACGCTTTCGAGTCAATGTTTCTCAGCAATCAGGAACTTGCCCGTGTTCTTCTGCTTTCACTTAGTAAGAAAATACGTATGCTTGAATCAGTCATTGAACGTGGCCTGGTCATGGACGCATCCGAACGCGTTATCAACTTTATCCGGAAATCTCCTGAGCTGCTTAAAACAATGCGTCATTACGAAATTGCGAATATTCTGAACCTGACACCGGAGACCTTCTCGCGAACACTCAAAAAGTTGCAGCATGAAGGTAAAGTCGTCAACAGTGTGGAGGGGTGGGAGGTTCTCCCATAG
- a CDS encoding hemerythrin domain-containing protein: protein MIMDEFKAEHRQCDSLYAEAERAVVGGDIERAEKLFGQFVEETVSHMEHEELRVFSRLEAEEQAGLDPIRFEHMQIRALLEKMQQLLAVGDFSTFLGWGESFMILMQQHNMKEEQLLYPLCDRLMAEDAEKDGIEIEGCCLRP, encoded by the coding sequence ATGATCATGGATGAATTCAAAGCTGAACACCGACAGTGTGATTCGCTCTATGCGGAAGCTGAAAGGGCGGTTGTCGGCGGCGACATAGAAAGGGCCGAAAAACTGTTCGGACAGTTTGTGGAAGAGACCGTCTCGCATATGGAACATGAGGAGCTTCGTGTCTTTTCAAGGCTCGAGGCGGAAGAACAGGCGGGACTGGATCCGATCCGTTTTGAACATATGCAGATCAGGGCGTTGCTCGAGAAGATGCAGCAGCTGCTCGCAGTTGGAGATTTTTCGACGTTTCTAGGGTGGGGAGAGTCTTTCATGATACTGATGCAGCAGCATAACATGAAAGAAGAGCAGCTGCTCTATCCGCTTTGCGATCGGCTCATGGCTGAAGATGCGGAAAAAGACGGCATAGAGATCGAGGGGTGCTGTTTGCGGCCATGA
- a CDS encoding cbb3-type cytochrome c oxidase subunit I, translated as MMETSFMEKLMSRKSLYAFFWIIGTFMVTILIYYTATLQKEVPPIPKQVVSESGKVLYTYDDVVAGKGYFQQFDLMDYGTLLGMGAYLGPDFSTEFMHKRAESLYRSYARSLFGKPLDRLDDTELAGVKARTIRDFKKQTLLDEAGVVYTEASAKAYEHNVDYLVNFLVNGDHERAWRAGVIRQDEAKKIAAFVDWSQLVASSLRPGTDRTWSNNWPSEPLIDQDVQWVSHFYSLWEFLILWAMTIGVIYLAYEFLFKGEADEEKHLEPALKITKLFPSQEKLLKYVPIVALFILLQLVLGGYLAHIYVDPTENFILSQDILPFNVMRALHTNLAIVWVAVGWLVGGLLIAPLVGGEDLKFPRLVDVLWVALLVVGGGGLIGIYLGATGQMRDVWFWFGNEGRELLNLGRVWDIGLVIGLVLWFGMVYSTVRKARKNNLLVGTIIWSAFGIATLYIAGMMPLTDIMPNYTVDDYYRWWVVHLWVELTFELFAAGVLAFLTVALGLVSKRTAERVMLFELGLIMMSGTLGVGHHYWWQGLDEYWIAVGGIFSAMEPLPLALLMIEAIKERSHIKSLGKEFVFNVPFLWLAGSAFLNWFGAGFLGMVINTPTISYYSHGTYLIMPHGHVALLGAFGYIAIAFIYMTARANALAKNLEWDDRPSLWGFWLLTVGVVLYALPTLIIGFEQTSTAHEFGYYAARSRETIEALSGWMWFRILPDGTMILGGLVILYDTTRKIYFSKVLHRG; from the coding sequence ATGATGGAAACATCGTTTATGGAAAAACTGATGAGCAGAAAGAGTTTGTATGCTTTTTTCTGGATTATCGGTACCTTCATGGTCACGATACTGATTTATTACACGGCTACATTGCAAAAAGAGGTGCCACCGATTCCCAAACAGGTGGTCAGCGAGAGCGGAAAAGTACTTTATACCTATGATGACGTCGTCGCCGGCAAAGGCTACTTTCAGCAGTTTGATTTAATGGATTACGGCACGCTGCTTGGTATGGGTGCCTATCTCGGTCCGGATTTCTCGACGGAGTTTATGCATAAGCGGGCTGAATCACTATATAGGTCCTATGCGCGTTCATTGTTCGGGAAGCCATTGGATAGACTTGATGATACGGAGTTGGCTGGTGTAAAAGCACGTACCATACGCGACTTCAAAAAACAGACATTGCTTGATGAAGCAGGTGTTGTTTATACGGAGGCTTCGGCCAAAGCCTATGAACATAACGTAGATTACCTCGTGAACTTTCTTGTCAACGGTGACCATGAACGCGCATGGCGTGCGGGCGTTATCCGCCAAGATGAAGCGAAAAAAATTGCCGCTTTTGTCGACTGGTCGCAATTAGTCGCATCTTCCTTGCGCCCGGGTACGGACCGGACCTGGTCAAATAACTGGCCATCTGAACCGCTCATTGATCAGGATGTTCAATGGGTATCGCATTTTTATTCACTTTGGGAATTTTTGATCTTGTGGGCAATGACGATCGGTGTCATTTATCTGGCATACGAATTTTTGTTCAAAGGCGAAGCGGATGAAGAGAAACATCTCGAGCCGGCGCTTAAGATCACGAAGCTGTTTCCATCGCAGGAAAAACTTCTCAAGTACGTCCCGATAGTGGCGCTCTTTATCCTGCTTCAGCTTGTCCTCGGCGGGTATTTGGCACATATTTATGTTGATCCGACGGAAAACTTTATTCTATCCCAGGACATTCTTCCGTTTAATGTCATGCGTGCGCTGCATACCAATCTCGCCATTGTGTGGGTAGCCGTTGGCTGGTTGGTGGGCGGTCTCTTGATCGCGCCGCTTGTCGGCGGAGAAGACCTGAAATTCCCCAGACTCGTGGACGTGTTATGGGTTGCCTTGCTAGTTGTCGGCGGTGGCGGTCTTATAGGGATATATCTTGGTGCGACCGGCCAGATGCGTGATGTCTGGTTCTGGTTCGGAAACGAAGGGCGAGAGCTACTTAATTTGGGACGGGTCTGGGATATCGGACTTGTTATCGGTCTCGTACTTTGGTTCGGTATGGTCTACTCTACTGTTCGCAAGGCCCGTAAAAATAATTTGTTGGTCGGAACCATTATCTGGTCGGCTTTCGGAATTGCAACACTTTATATCGCGGGGATGATGCCATTAACAGATATCATGCCTAACTACACTGTTGACGATTATTACCGATGGTGGGTTGTTCACCTCTGGGTAGAATTGACATTTGAACTCTTCGCAGCGGGTGTGTTGGCATTCTTGACCGTAGCGCTTGGGCTGGTTTCGAAACGTACGGCAGAACGCGTGATGCTTTTTGAGCTTGGACTGATTATGATGAGCGGTACGCTCGGGGTCGGACATCACTACTGGTGGCAGGGACTTGACGAATACTGGATTGCTGTAGGGGGCATCTTTTCGGCGATGGAGCCGCTGCCGCTAGCGCTTCTGATGATTGAGGCAATCAAAGAGCGTAGTCATATTAAGAGCCTTGGAAAGGAATTCGTCTTCAATGTACCATTCCTGTGGCTTGCGGGTTCGGCATTTCTAAACTGGTTTGGTGCTGGCTTTTTGGGTATGGTCATCAATACGCCCACAATCAGCTATTACTCTCACGGCACCTACTTGATCATGCCGCATGGGCATGTGGCACTGCTCGGGGCCTTCGGATACATAGCGATAGCGTTTATCTATATGACGGCACGCGCCAATGCACTGGCAAAGAATCTTGAATGGGATGATCGGCCTAGCCTTTGGGGATTTTGGCTGTTGACCGTCGGGGTGGTGCTTTATGCGCTGCCGACATTGATCATAGGATTTGAACAGACGTCAACTGCACATGAATTTGGTTATTACGCAGCACGCAGCCGTGAAACGATAGAGGCGCTCAGCGGATGGATGTGGTTCCGCATTCTTCCAGACGGTACGATGATACTTGGAGGATTGGTCATTCTCTATGATACAACGAGAAAAATCTATTTCAGCAAGGTGCTGCATAGGGGCTAG
- a CDS encoding Rrf2 family transcriptional regulator has protein sequence MKLSKTAEYALSIMAQLASAKSVVSVKTLHERLNIPFQYTSKTLRMLYRSNLVITEQGREGGYRLSRSAETIMLSDIVEAVEPGYNYVNCIMGRDRCDSDKPCALHEQWAKPREQIRRMLQETTLSSIS, from the coding sequence ATGAAACTGAGTAAAACAGCTGAATATGCATTGTCTATCATGGCCCAGCTCGCCAGTGCAAAAAGTGTTGTCAGTGTGAAGACATTGCATGAACGCCTGAACATACCATTTCAATATACCTCCAAAACACTTCGAATGCTGTACCGATCCAATCTGGTAATCACCGAGCAGGGAAGAGAGGGCGGATATCGTCTTTCGCGTTCGGCCGAAACGATCATGCTCAGCGACATTGTTGAAGCTGTGGAGCCTGGATATAATTACGTCAACTGTATCATGGGCCGTGACAGGTGTGATTCAGATAAACCGTGTGCTCTTCATGAGCAATGGGCAAAGCCCAGAGAGCAGATCCGCAGAATGCTTCAAGAAACAACGCTTAGCAGTATCTCCTAG
- a CDS encoding DUF2249 domain-containing protein: protein MHVIELDVRIFEHPVPLEKAIAAFAALTQGEVLHMIHRKNPLPLFDILGKQGGRYRSYEDENGIWHILIARDPAVDLESLDV from the coding sequence ATGCATGTGATCGAACTGGATGTGCGGATTTTCGAACATCCTGTGCCGTTGGAAAAGGCGATTGCGGCTTTTGCCGCACTCACACAGGGCGAAGTGCTCCACATGATTCATCGAAAAAACCCGCTGCCACTTTTTGATATTCTCGGGAAGCAGGGGGGACGTTACCGCTCTTATGAAGATGAAAACGGCATTTGGCATATTCTGATTGCCAGGGATCCTGCGGTCGACCTGGAGTCTCTGGATGTTTAG
- a CDS encoding globin domain-containing protein codes for MSLSKETIEIVKATAKPVAENAEAITARMYEILFESHPETKALFSDASPDQHKKLAAAVGAYAANIERLDILGDALDKMAQAHVRTGVKPEHYPMVGVSLLGAVKDVLGDAATDEVLTAWKEAYFYLGDLLIAREKELYAAA; via the coding sequence ATGAGTCTATCAAAAGAGACAATTGAGATTGTAAAAGCAACCGCAAAACCGGTCGCAGAAAATGCAGAGGCGATTACGGCGAGAATGTACGAGATCTTATTTGAGTCCCATCCGGAGACGAAAGCACTGTTTAGCGATGCTTCTCCTGATCAGCACAAAAAACTGGCGGCGGCAGTTGGCGCATATGCCGCCAATATCGAGCGCCTCGATATCCTGGGTGATGCACTGGATAAGATGGCGCAGGCGCATGTGCGTACCGGTGTGAAGCCGGAACATTATCCGATGGTCGGTGTTTCACTGCTGGGCGCCGTAAAGGATGTACTTGGTGATGCTGCTACCGACGAGGTGCTTACAGCTTGGAAAGAGGCATATTTCTATTTGGGCGATTTGCTGATCGCCCGCGAAAAGGAGCTTTACGCTGCGGCGTAA
- a CDS encoding hemerythrin domain-containing protein — protein sequence MMILEFLRDDHRKCDSAFAETESAVAKGDLAAARGAFERFNSETLHHFAMEEEILFPAFEQRSGMQGGPTHVMRMEHEQVRGLLERMRTALDNGDSNGFLGMAESMMILLQQHNMKEEQMLYPACDHTLQGDASLIIDEMKAL from the coding sequence ATGATGATTCTTGAATTTCTGCGAGATGACCACCGAAAATGTGATTCTGCGTTTGCCGAGACGGAATCAGCTGTTGCCAAAGGCGATCTGGCAGCGGCCAGAGGGGCATTTGAACGATTTAACAGCGAGACCCTTCACCATTTCGCCATGGAAGAGGAGATTCTCTTCCCGGCATTTGAGCAGCGTTCCGGTATGCAGGGCGGCCCGACACATGTGATGCGTATGGAACACGAGCAGGTTCGTGGGCTTCTGGAGCGGATGCGTACGGCATTGGATAACGGAGATTCGAATGGTTTTCTCGGGATGGCGGAGTCGATGATGATTCTGCTGCAGCAGCATAACATGAAAGAGGAGCAGATGCTTTACCCAGCCTGCGACCATACCCTGCAAGGCGATGCGTCGCTGATCATTGACGAGATGAAAGCGCTGTAA